Proteins from a genomic interval of Papaver somniferum cultivar HN1 chromosome 4, ASM357369v1, whole genome shotgun sequence:
- the LOC113275398 gene encoding L-Ala-D/L-amino acid epimerase-like isoform X2 — translation MSSKSVFVSNPLLNLSSPSKKHYLCNFKTPIVAIATGKKPTSVSTAAVAAVPETNTKTKMNLGFKSLLDTFRIDVQKAEGRPLNVPLIAPFTIATSKLVNVENVAIRVELNNGCVGWGETPILPFVTAEDQSTALAKAAEVCEFLRLSKPMRLNFLLNEIQQLLPGHQFASVRAGLEMALIDAVATSIGAPLWRLFGGASNTITTDITIPICSPDEAAKLASKYRKQGFSTLKLKVGKNLNTDIEVLKAIRVAHPECSFILDANEGYTSSEAIKVLDKLHEMGVTPILFEQPVHRDDWEGLGHVTQVAKQNYGISVAADESCRSLVDVEKIIEGNLADVINIKLAKIGVLGAIEIIELARKSGLDLMIGGMVETRLAMGFSGHLAAGLGCFKFIDLDTPLLLSEDPVAEGYEVSGAVYKFTNARGHGGFLPWDSIA, via the exons ATGTCATCAAAATCAGTTTTTGTATCAAACCCATTACTCAATCTCTCTTCTCCTTCAAAAAAACATTATCTTTGTAACTTCAAGACCCCCATTGTAGCTATAGCAACTGGTAAAAAACCAACATCCGtatcaacagcagcagtagcagcagttcctgaaacaaatacaaaaacaaaaatgaatctTGGGTTTAAGAGTTTGTTAGATACATTTCGTATAGATGTACAAAAAGCTGAAGGGAGACCATTAAATGTTCCATTGATTGCTCCATTTACAATTGCAACATCAAAGCTTGTAAATGTTGAGAATGTTGCAATAAGGGTTGAATTGAATAATGGATGTGTTGGTTGGGGTGAAACGCCTATTCTTCCTTTTGTTACAGCTGAAGATCAATCAACTGCACTTGCTAAAGCTGCTGAAGTTTGTGAGTTTCTGAGATTGAGTAAGCCAATGAGACTAAATTTCCTTCTTAATGAAATTCAACAACTTCTCCCTGGACATCAATTTGCTTCT GTTAGGGCAGGACTTGAGATGGCATTGATTGATGCAGTTGCAACAAGCATTGGTGCACCGCTATGGAGATTGTTTGGTGGTGCATCAAACACCATTACAACTGATATAACA ATTCCAATTTGTTCTCCAGATGAAGCTGCCAAATTGGCTTCAAAGTACCGTAAACAAGGATTCAGCACCTTGAAGCTTAAAGTTGGAAAGAATCTGAATACAGACATAGAAGTTCTCAAAGCCATAAGGGTTGCTCACCCTGAGTGCTCATTTATATTGGACGCCAATGAGGGATATACATCCTCTGAAGCCATCAAAGTGCTTGATAAGTTACATG AAATGGGTGTAACCCCAATTCTCTTTGAGCAACCAGTTCACAGGGATGACTGGGAGGGTCTAGGTCATGTGACTCAGGTTGCCAAGCAAAATTATGGGATATCTGTTGCTGCAGATGAAAGCTGCCGAAGCTTGGTTGATGTTGAGAAAATCATCGAAGGAAACCTAGCTGATGTTATAAACATCAAACTTGCAAAAATTGGGGTTTTAGGGGCTATTGAAATTATTGAGCTTGCAAGGAAATCAGGCCTGGACCTCATGATTGGTGGCATGGTTGAGACTAGACTTGCCATGGGTTTTTCTGGTCATCTGGCCGCTGGTCTTGGGTGTTTCAA ATTCATTGATCTTGATACGCCTCTTCTACTTTCCGAGGATCCAGTTGCTGAGGGTTATGAAG TTTCTGGTGCTGTTTATAAGTTCACTAATGCCAGAGGTCACGGCGGCTTCCTTCCTTGGGACAGTATTGCATG A
- the LOC113275398 gene encoding L-Ala-D/L-amino acid epimerase-like isoform X1, with product MSSKSVFVSNPLLNLSSPSKKHYLCNFKTPIVAIATGKKPTSVSTAAVAAVPETNTKTKMNLGFKSLLDTFRIDVQKAEGRPLNVPLIAPFTIATSKLVNVENVAIRVELNNGCVGWGETPILPFVTAEDQSTALAKAAEVCEFLRLSKPMRLNFLLNEIQQLLPGHQFASVRAGLEMALIDAVATSIGAPLWRLFGGASNTITTDITIPICSPDEAAKLASKYRKQGFSTLKLKVGKNLNTDIEVLKAIRVAHPECSFILDANEGYTSSEAIKVLDKLHEMGVTPILFEQPVHRDDWEGLGHVTQVAKQNYGISVAADESCRSLVDVEKIIEGNLADVINIKLAKIGVLGAIEIIELARKSGLDLMIGGMVETRLAMGFSGHLAAGLGCFKFIDLDTPLLLSEDPVAEGYEVSGAVYKFTNARGHGGFLPWDSIAW from the exons ATGTCATCAAAATCAGTTTTTGTATCAAACCCATTACTCAATCTCTCTTCTCCTTCAAAAAAACATTATCTTTGTAACTTCAAGACCCCCATTGTAGCTATAGCAACTGGTAAAAAACCAACATCCGtatcaacagcagcagtagcagcagttcctgaaacaaatacaaaaacaaaaatgaatctTGGGTTTAAGAGTTTGTTAGATACATTTCGTATAGATGTACAAAAAGCTGAAGGGAGACCATTAAATGTTCCATTGATTGCTCCATTTACAATTGCAACATCAAAGCTTGTAAATGTTGAGAATGTTGCAATAAGGGTTGAATTGAATAATGGATGTGTTGGTTGGGGTGAAACGCCTATTCTTCCTTTTGTTACAGCTGAAGATCAATCAACTGCACTTGCTAAAGCTGCTGAAGTTTGTGAGTTTCTGAGATTGAGTAAGCCAATGAGACTAAATTTCCTTCTTAATGAAATTCAACAACTTCTCCCTGGACATCAATTTGCTTCT GTTAGGGCAGGACTTGAGATGGCATTGATTGATGCAGTTGCAACAAGCATTGGTGCACCGCTATGGAGATTGTTTGGTGGTGCATCAAACACCATTACAACTGATATAACA ATTCCAATTTGTTCTCCAGATGAAGCTGCCAAATTGGCTTCAAAGTACCGTAAACAAGGATTCAGCACCTTGAAGCTTAAAGTTGGAAAGAATCTGAATACAGACATAGAAGTTCTCAAAGCCATAAGGGTTGCTCACCCTGAGTGCTCATTTATATTGGACGCCAATGAGGGATATACATCCTCTGAAGCCATCAAAGTGCTTGATAAGTTACATG AAATGGGTGTAACCCCAATTCTCTTTGAGCAACCAGTTCACAGGGATGACTGGGAGGGTCTAGGTCATGTGACTCAGGTTGCCAAGCAAAATTATGGGATATCTGTTGCTGCAGATGAAAGCTGCCGAAGCTTGGTTGATGTTGAGAAAATCATCGAAGGAAACCTAGCTGATGTTATAAACATCAAACTTGCAAAAATTGGGGTTTTAGGGGCTATTGAAATTATTGAGCTTGCAAGGAAATCAGGCCTGGACCTCATGATTGGTGGCATGGTTGAGACTAGACTTGCCATGGGTTTTTCTGGTCATCTGGCCGCTGGTCTTGGGTGTTTCAA ATTCATTGATCTTGATACGCCTCTTCTACTTTCCGAGGATCCAGTTGCTGAGGGTTATGAAG TTTCTGGTGCTGTTTATAAGTTCACTAATGCCAGAGGTCACGGCGGCTTCCTTCCTTGGGACAGTATTGCATGGTAG
- the LOC113275398 gene encoding L-Ala-D/L-amino acid epimerase-like isoform X3 yields the protein MSSKSVFVSNPLLNLSSPSKKHYLCNFKTPIVAIATGKKPTSVSTAAVAAVPETNTKTKMNLGFKSLLDTFRIDVQKAEGRPLNVPLIAPFTIATSKLVNVENVAIRVELNNGCVGWGETPILPFVTAEDQSTALAKAAEVCEFLRLSKPMRLNFLLNEIQQLLPGHQFASVRAGLEMALIDAVATSIGAPLWRLFGGASNTITTDITIPICSPDEAAKLASKYRKQGFSTLKLKVGKNLNTDIEVLKAIRVAHPECSFILDANEGYTSSEAIKVLDKLHEMGVTPILFEQPVHRDDWEGLGHVTQVAKQNYGISVAADESCRSLVDVEKIIEGNLADVINIKLAKIGVLGAIEIIELARKSGLDLMIGGMVETRLAMGFSGHLAAGLGCFKFIDLDTPLLLSEDPVAEGYEDTRN from the exons ATGTCATCAAAATCAGTTTTTGTATCAAACCCATTACTCAATCTCTCTTCTCCTTCAAAAAAACATTATCTTTGTAACTTCAAGACCCCCATTGTAGCTATAGCAACTGGTAAAAAACCAACATCCGtatcaacagcagcagtagcagcagttcctgaaacaaatacaaaaacaaaaatgaatctTGGGTTTAAGAGTTTGTTAGATACATTTCGTATAGATGTACAAAAAGCTGAAGGGAGACCATTAAATGTTCCATTGATTGCTCCATTTACAATTGCAACATCAAAGCTTGTAAATGTTGAGAATGTTGCAATAAGGGTTGAATTGAATAATGGATGTGTTGGTTGGGGTGAAACGCCTATTCTTCCTTTTGTTACAGCTGAAGATCAATCAACTGCACTTGCTAAAGCTGCTGAAGTTTGTGAGTTTCTGAGATTGAGTAAGCCAATGAGACTAAATTTCCTTCTTAATGAAATTCAACAACTTCTCCCTGGACATCAATTTGCTTCT GTTAGGGCAGGACTTGAGATGGCATTGATTGATGCAGTTGCAACAAGCATTGGTGCACCGCTATGGAGATTGTTTGGTGGTGCATCAAACACCATTACAACTGATATAACA ATTCCAATTTGTTCTCCAGATGAAGCTGCCAAATTGGCTTCAAAGTACCGTAAACAAGGATTCAGCACCTTGAAGCTTAAAGTTGGAAAGAATCTGAATACAGACATAGAAGTTCTCAAAGCCATAAGGGTTGCTCACCCTGAGTGCTCATTTATATTGGACGCCAATGAGGGATATACATCCTCTGAAGCCATCAAAGTGCTTGATAAGTTACATG AAATGGGTGTAACCCCAATTCTCTTTGAGCAACCAGTTCACAGGGATGACTGGGAGGGTCTAGGTCATGTGACTCAGGTTGCCAAGCAAAATTATGGGATATCTGTTGCTGCAGATGAAAGCTGCCGAAGCTTGGTTGATGTTGAGAAAATCATCGAAGGAAACCTAGCTGATGTTATAAACATCAAACTTGCAAAAATTGGGGTTTTAGGGGCTATTGAAATTATTGAGCTTGCAAGGAAATCAGGCCTGGACCTCATGATTGGTGGCATGGTTGAGACTAGACTTGCCATGGGTTTTTCTGGTCATCTGGCCGCTGGTCTTGGGTGTTTCAA ATTCATTGATCTTGATACGCCTCTTCTACTTTCCGAGGATCCAGTTGCTGAGGGTTATGAAG ATACAAGGAACTAA